The DNA segment GCCGCTTCCATCCGGTGCGGATCGTGGCGGTGGTGGGCGAGGACTTCGGTCCCGACCAGATGCGCGTCTTCGAGAATCGGCCCATCGACCTGACGGGCCTGTCCAAGGTGAAGGGGCTCAGCTTCCACTGGAAGGGCGCCTACGGCTACGACCTGAACGAGGCCAAGACCCTGGCCACGGATCTGAACGTCTTCGCGGATTTCCGCCCCGACCTGCCGGCGCCCTACCGCGAATCGCCCTACCTGTTCCTGGGGAACATCGATCCCGTCCTCCAGCTCGACGTGGTGCGCCAGATGGCCCAGCGGCCCCGCTGGATCGCCCTGGACACCATGAACTACTGGATCCGGGGCGCCCGCCCCGCTCTGGAAGCCGTCCTGAAGGAAGTGGACATCCTCCTGGTGAACGACGCGGAAGTGCGGGAACTCACCCAGGAGCACAACCTGATCAAGGCCTACCGCCGGATCCAGGAACTGGGCCCCCGCATCCTGGTGGTGAAGCGCGGGGAATACGGCGTGGCTCTCTTCACGCCCGAAGGCATCTTCGCGGCGCCCGCCTATCCCCTGGAGGACGTGTTCGATCCCACCGGCGCGGGCGACACCTTCGCGGGCGGATTCCTGGGCTACCTCGCCTCCATCAACCGGATGGACACCACCGCGCTGAAGCACGCCGCCCTCACCGGATCGGTCATGGCCAGTTTCACGGTGGAACGGTTTTCTACCGAACGCCTGGAGCAGATCGGACAGGACGAAGTCCGCAACCGCTTGGCATTATTTTCAGATATGATCCGCGTCGAAGACCTATAATCAGCACCACCTAATCTCTCCCGGGGGTTCCTGATGCATCAGCCCAATCGCGTGCGTGTCGGTCGGCTGCGCTCCCTCCTTGCGGCTGCCGTGGTCGCGGCCTCGGGACTGGGCGCTCAGGAACCGGCGGCGATCCAGGTGCAGGCCCATGCGTCGAAATGGGATTATCCCAAGGAACTGAAGGTGCCCGAGGGTTCCCGCACCCATCTGGTGGAAAAGGGCGACACCCTGTGGGACCTGGCCGGCAAATACCTCGGCAATTCCTACGCCTGGCCCCAGATCTGGGAGCTGAACCAGTGGGTGAAGGATCCCCATTGGATCTACCCCGGCGATCCCCTCGTCATCGACCTCACCCGGGCGGTCGCCACCCCCGACTCCCTGCCTGAAGGGGTCGCCAACCTCCTTCCCGATCAGCACCGCGCCGACCCCAGCGCCGTCCGCCGGCCGGAACTGGGCTTCAGTTTCCAGGATTTCATCCAGCTGCCTTTCCTGGCGCCCCAGGGCGCCGAGGCCCACTACAAGAGCCAGGGGGCTTTCGTCCTCACCTCCAACCGGCGCGAGGACCGGCGCTTCCTCGCCGAGGGCGAGACGGTCTACCTCAACGGGGGAGCGGACCAGGGCGTGAAGGGCGGGGACCGCTTCCTGGTCCTGAAGACCGTGGCCCGCAAGGTGAGCCATCCCCTTCATCCGCGCCAACACCTCGGCGACGTCATCCAGCAGGTGGGCGTGATCCGGGTGTTGACCGTCCAATCCAAGGGCTCGGTGGCCATCATCGAGCGGTGCATGGACACCGTCGAGGCCGGCGACCATCTCGTGCGGTTCGTCGAACCCGCCAACCTGCCGGCCCAGTTGCGGACGGACACCGCCGATCCCATCAAGATCGCGCCGGACGCCGCCGCCGTGGTCTATGCCCGCGAAGGGCGCCTCAACATCGGCGGCGGGGACATGGTGATCGTGGACAAGGGGAGCGCCAACGGGTTGAAGGTGGGCGACGTCCTGCTGGGCGTCCGCCTCCGGCCCTATCCCGTGGGCCCCGAGGGCGACCGGCACCCGGCCACGGAGACCGCCGTCCACTACCTGGGCCAGGCCCTCGTGGTGCGGGCCGACGCCCAGACCGCCACGTGCCGGATCCTCCGCTCCACCGAAGAGGTGCGGATGGGGGACGTGCTCACCCGCTAGGGCTCACCTCCGGCTGAGCGCGACCACCACCCGCCGCCCCCGGGTCGGCAACGTGTAGGGCGTGGGCGACGCAGTCCAGTCCCCGGGGAGGGATTCCCGTTCCCAATCCGGCCCCTTGAGGGCGAGGAACGGCGCGCCCGGCCGGCCGTGCCGCGCCCACCAGCCCGCCAACTGCTCCAGCGAACCCAGGGCCTTGGCGGTTCCCAGATCCGCGCCCAGCGGCGCCAGGTCTTCCAGGCGGCCGTGCAGCGGACGGAGGTTGGGGAGGGGCAACTCCAGGGCGGCCTGGCGGACGAAGGCGAGCTTCTTGGCGGAGGCGTCCACCGCGAGGATCTCCAAATCCGGCCGGGCGAGGGCCAGGACCACCGCCGGACACCCCATTCCCGTCCCCAGGTCCGCCACCCGGGCCCCGGCCGGAAGCGCTTCCAGGAAGGGCAGCAGGACGGCGGCATCCAGCAGCAATTCCTCGTAGCGCTCGGACTTGGCCAGGGCCGTGAGCGCGTGGGTGCGATTCCAGCGGTCGAGAAGCGCCAAGTAGCGCTCCAACGGAGATTCCAACGTGGAGGGAAGGCGCGGTTCCATCCCTTCAGGATGCCAGCCGGGGAAAAGGGGGCATTGATTTTTTGCAGATGCAACCTATTTCATGGTCGCATTCAGGATCTCGCAGCTTTTTTGGAACCCCTTCCACACTTCGCGGCATTTACACCCAGGGGATCGGCATCGACTGATTTCGTGCAATTATCATATCTCCATTGACCAATGCATTCATTCACCTGATAATGCTTTTTCTCTGATTGATCTTCTACAGGAGCCGGCTATGAATGCGAACCATCCGCCCTTCCAGGTCGACTGGTCCAGCCGGAGCAAAATGCGCGGTCCCGGCGAGCAGTCCCTCGGGAAACTCCTGCAGAGCCTGCGAGATCGCCTTGCCCCTGAAGCCCAGGGGGTATCTTTGACTTATGTCGATGATCGCGGCATGAGAAAACTCAACCGCGAGCATCGCGGGAAAAACATGACGACGGACGTGCTGAGCTTCCCGTCGAGCACGGAGCAGGGCGCCTTCCCGCATCTCGGCGACATCGTCATCAGCCTTCCCACCGCGGAAAAGATGGCGAAAAAATTCGGCGTCAGCCGGCGCCGAGAGGTGGAAACCCTGGTCATCCACGGTTTTCTCCACCTCTGCGGCCTCGATCACGAAAAGGATCGGGGCGAGATGATGGAAATCCAGGCCCAGCTCGAGCGGGAGTTGCTGGAAGACGAGCCGCTGGCCATGAGCCTCAAGCGCGGCCGCAAGCCGGGCAGCAAGGTGAAGAAGCTGAAGGACGGCACCCGCGTGGTGGTCACCGGCCGCGCCGCCGCCGCCCTCGTCCGCCGCGAGCGGGTGAAGAAGGAAAAGAAGGTCAAGCCGCGCAAGCCGGCCAAGGCCAAGGAGGCCGCCCCCAAGCGGGGCCCCGGCCGTCCGCGGAAGGAAGCCGCCGTCGCCGTTCCGGCCAAGCGCGTGGCGCGGCGCCGCAAGGTGGCCCCTTCCCGCAGCGGCGTCATCGCGTAGAGCCCCGAAAGCTCCGCGTGGCAAACGGGCCTGAAGCCCGATAAAATGGCCCTTTGGCCCGGTCCCGGGCCGCGCCGTCGGAGCCTTTGTGATCAACCTTCTCCTCGGCCTGGGCACTGCCCTCGCCGTGATCCTGCTCGCCACCCTGTTGAGCATCAAGCTGTGGATCAGCGTCCCCATCGGCATCCTGGCCGGCGGGGCGCTGTTCATCTGGCAGGGCCGGAAGGTCCAGCAGGAACTGGAAAAGATCTTCACTCGCGCCGGCGACCTGCTGAAGAAGCAGCAGTTCGACAAGGCCATCGAGGCCATGAAGGAGGGCTACCGCTTCGCCCCCCGGCAGTTCCTGGTGAAGGGCAGCATCGACGGGCAAATCGGCGTGGTGCAGTACCTCCGCAAGAAGAACGACGAGGCCGAACCCCTGCTGGCCGCCGCCTCCATGCAGCACTACATCGCCAAGGCCATGCTGGGAGTCCTCCAGTGGAAGCGCGGCGAGAAGAAGAAGGCCAAGGAGACCTTCGAGCTGGCCCTCAAGTCCGGCAAGAAGGAGAGCCTGCTGTACGCCGTCTACGCCTACGTCCTGGTGGAGATGGGCGAGCGGGACAAGGCCATCGACGCGCTGAACCGCGGCCTCGGCATCTGCAAGGGCGACGAGCGCCTCATCACCAACCGCAACCTGCTGCAGAACGGCAAGGCCCTCAAGATGAAGGTCTACGGCGAGCAGTGGTACCAGTTCCTCCTCGAGCGGCCCATGATCCGCCAGGACGCCCCGCCCTTCGCCCGCGTCTCCCGGCGCGCGCTCCGCGGCTGAATTCCCACCCGACCCGTTCCCGTCCCCACCTCTGGAGCAAGCCATGTCCGGCCACAATAAATGGTCCACCATCAAGCACAAGAAGGGCGCCGCGGACGCCAAGCGCGGCAAGATCTTCACCAAGATCCTGAAGGAAATCACCGTCGCCGCGCGCCTGGGCGGCGGTGACGTCGCCAGCAATCCCCGGCTGCGGCTCGCCGTGGATCAGGCCAAGGGCAGCAACATGCCCAAGGACAACTGGGAGCGCGCCATCAAGAAGGGCACCGGCGAACTCGAAGGCGTCACCTACGAGGAAGTGGTCTACGAAGGCTACGGCCCCGGCGGCGTGGCCCTCCTCATCGAGGCCATGACCGACAACAAGAACCGCACCACCCCGGAAGTCCGCAGCTACTTCGCCAAGTTCGGCGGCGACCTCGGCGCCCAGGGCTCCGTGGCCTACCTGTTCTCCAAGCAGGGCCAGATCGTGGTGGAGCCCGAAGTCTCCGAGGACAAGGTGATGGAAATCGCCCTGGAGGCCGGCGCCGACGACGTGGCCAACGAGGGCGAGGCCTGGGTCATCAAGACCAGCCCCGAGGCCTACCAGGCCGTCAAGGACGCTGTCGACGCCGCCAAGCTCCCCGTGATCGAGGCCAAGCTCATCATGGACCCCAGCACCAGCACCGCCCTCGAAGGCTCGAAGCTCACCAGCTTCCTCAAGCTCGTGGACCTGCTGGAGGACAACGACGACGTGCAGAACGTGTGGCACAACGGCGACTACGAGGAACCCGAAGACTGAGGTTCCGTGCCCCACGCCCTCCGGGCGAACGCTGAGCGACCGACGTTGTCGGTCGCATGCGTTTCTGGCTGCCCGCGATCGCACGGCGCACCACGCCGTGCTCCCACTCGCCGTTTCGCGGACTCGCGGAGCGGGGCCCCCGGCACAACGGCGACTACGAGGAACCCGAAGACTGAGGTTCCGCGCCCCACGCCCTCCGGGCGAATGCTGAGCGGCCGGCATTCTCGGCCGGTTATGTTTTTGGCCGCCTCCGGGCTGGAGCGGGGATCCGCCTCAAAAGGAACTACGAGGAACGTAAAGACAGATAAGGATCACCACCAAGACACGAAGACACCAAGAAGAGCTGGGATGAAATCCTGATGCGGTTCTTGGCGTGCTCGATGTCTAGGGTCATTCCTGGGCCAGGGGCGCGGACAGGGAGTGGGGGCCCGTGGGAGCGGATTCTCCTCCTCCCACCGCCAGGATGGGGAACCTCGGGGGTTCGCCCCACATGCCGTCGCCCCGCAGGAGGGCGGGATGGAACAGGCCCCAGAACGCCAGGCTGTCGGTGCTCCGCGGGTCGAGCAGGTAGAAGGCCAGGCGGCCCAGCGGCTGATCCATGGGCACGTAGAGGGCGCGGTCCAGGTCGGCAGGGGTCCAGGCCGCCTGCAATTTCTGGGGCTGGAGATCGGCCTTCCAGGCTCCCCGCAGTTCGAGGGTAAACGTCCCCTGATAGGCCGACGTCGCCAACTTCCGGGCCGTTTCCTGGAAGAAGAGAAGAGGCAGGCCCTTCGGCCGCCGGCGCCCTTCCAGCACCTGCACGCCGTGGGCGCGGAGAAGGGGCAGAACCGCGGGAGCGAAGGCGGGATCCACCAGGTAGCCCCGGGGCACGGGCACGAAGTCCTGCCCCTCGAAGCCCACGAAGCTGGGCAGTTCCAGGCGGGTGCGGCTCTTCTCGCCCACCAGGCGGCCCTTTGCGTCGCGGATGGGATCCACCCATTCGAAGGCGTAGCGCTCCACCTCCTTCAGCTTCGCCGACAGCGGAAGGGAGACCTGGCCATTCGCCCAGCCCTCGCTCCAGCGGCGCTGGGCCTGGCGGAGTTCCGAGCGGATTTCGTTGCGATGGGCGACCATCCAGCGGAAACACGCCAGGACGAAGCGGCGGGTATCGGAGATCCGGTCGGGCCAGGCGCGGTAGACGTAGCTTTCGGACAGGACCGCGAGGCGGTTCCGCAGCGCAGGGTAGTTGGTGAGCAGCCGCGGATGAGCGTCGTAGGTCTCCCAGGCGGTGGGCGGCTTGTCGGGCGTGGGGCGGTAGGGCGCGAAGTTGCCGTAGTCGTAGGTCGGCATCCCCTCGGCCTTCAGCTCCTCGCGCACCTCCACCAGCATCCGGCGGTTGAAGGCCAGGAGCCCCTCGTCCGCGCCCAGGGTGCAGGCGGGGCCGTGGGTCAGGTGGAATCCGTGGGTGCTGCCGTTGGTGGTGTGGAGGTCCAGGACGGCGGCGGGATCGAAGTCCTGGAGCATCGCCAGCAACCAGCGGGTGTTGGGCGCCGCGGCCTTCATCAGGTCCCGGTTCAGGTCGAGGCCCTGGGCGTTCTCGCGCCGTCCCACGCCACTTTCCGATGGGTTCGGCTGCCAGGGGCGGATGGCGGGGTCCAGCGCGTCCGTGCCGTCGGCGTTGTAGGCGGGCATCACCACCAGGTCGAGGTTCCGGCGCAGGTCGGGATGCTTTCCCTGCAGCAGTTCCCGCACCACCTGCTGGATGGCTTCCTTGCCCTCCACTTCCCCCGCGTGGATGTTGGCGTTCACGTAGACCCGCAGGGCGTCGGGGCTCGTCCCCTTCAGCCGCCAGGCCAGAAGCGGCTTGCCCGTCTCGGTGGCGCGGGGAGCGCCCGCGGGGCGGTAGGGCTCCAGCCCCGGCGCGCGCTTCCGGAGGGCCTCCATGAAGCCGCGCACCTCCGCCACGGTGGAGGTGCGCGCGAACTGCGTGCGTTCAGGGATGGTCTCGGGCCACTGGGCGAGCAGCCCCGTCGCCGCCAGCCCCACCAGAAGGGACCGCACGGCGGCTACCGCGCCGAGAGGGTGGCGCCCGCCGCCAGCGGCATCTCCGGAGCCGGCGCGGGCCGGGCGCCGAACAGCCCCTTGTTGAAGGCCACGAAGCTGGCGGCGAGGAACAGCACCAGGGCGAGCAGGGCTGCGCCCCGCTTCCCCACGGCCAGGGCCTTGGGCGCCATCTCCGCCATCCCCACGAGGATGAAGACCAGCAGCAGCTTGATGTGGAAATAGGTCCCGTTCTTGAAAGGGTTCTGGCCGCCCTGCAGCTTCAGGAACAGCAGGCCGATGCCCGCGATGAGGGCCACCCGGAAGCCCCAGGCGGCGACCTTGGACCACACCGCGGCGGCGAGTCCGCGCAGCTCCCCGCGCCCTTCCTCGAAGCCCGACAGCAACAGCGCCACCACGCCGGCGCCACCGCCCACGGCAAGGGCGACGAAGTGCAGCCAACGGACGAGATTCAGGGCCTCGAGCTTGAGGTTCATGCGCGCCTCGCGAAGAAGACCCCCAGGGTAGCAGCCCTGCTAGGCTCGACTGACCGGAGGAAAGCCATGGCCAAGCTGCGCGTCGCCGTCGTCGGCGTAGGACATCTCGGGCAGCACCATGCCCGCATCGCGGCTTCGGCACCCGACGCGATCCTGGCGGCGGTGGTGGATCCCGATCCCGCGCGGGGCCCGGAAATCGCCGGGAAATTCAGCGCGCCGTGGGCCGCCTCCCTCGGCGAGGTTCTCGCCGACGTGGACGCCGTCCAGATCGCCGCGCCCACGGGCTTCCACCACGCCCTGGGAACCGCCGCTCTGGCCGCCGGGAAGCACGTCCTCATGGAGAAGCCCCTCGCCGCGTCGCTCGACGAAGGCACGGCGCTGCTCCAGGCGCTCCACGCGGCGCGGATCGCGAATCCCGGAATCGTGGCCCAGGTGGGCCATCTCGAGCGCTTCAATCCCGCGGTGGTGGCGCTTCGCAGCCGCGGGTTCAAGCCGCGCTTCCTGGAGGCCGTGCGGGTCTCGCCCTTCCCCGCCCGCAGCCTGGAAGTGGACGTGGTGATGGACGTGATGATCCACGACCTGGACCTCCTCCGCGCCCTGGTGGGCCGGCCCGTGCTGGACGTGGAAGCCGTGGGCGTCCCCGTCCTCACGCCCTACGCGGACCTGGTGAACGCGCGCCTAAAGTTCGAGGGCGGCGCCTTCGCCACCGTCACCGCCAGCCGCGTGGCGCGCAAGAAGGAGCGCACCCTGCGGGCCTTCGGCGACAAGGAATACGCCAGCCTCGACTTCGCCGCCCAGAAGCTGGAGCTGCTCCGCCTGGTGATGGGCCCCGACGGCCCCGAAGTCCAGCCCGAAACCGCCGGCATTGAGGAAGGCGAACCGCTGCGCCTGGAGATCGAGGCCTTCCACGCGGCGTGCCTGGGCCGGTCCGCGGAGGGCGTCACCTGGGAGGAGGGCCAGGAGGCCATGCGTGTGGCCGACCAGGTCCAGAAGGCCGTCGCCAAGAGCCTCGCCGACCTCCAGCAGGGATGAACCAGCTCTACGACCTCGCCTCCCTCGCCAAGCCCCTGGTGACGGCGCCGCTAGCGCTCGCTTTCCTGGATCTGGACGCGGATCGGCGCTGGGCGCTGGGGTTCTCCGATCGCGAAGCGCCCCTGACGGTGCGACAGTTGCTGTCGCACAGCTCGGGCCTTCCGCCGTGGCGGCCTTTCACGGGCGAATCCGTGGCGGTCCAACTGCGCCGCGGCGTTCCGGATCATCCCCTGCTGCGGACGCCCCCCGGCCCAGTGGTCTACTCCGACCTCAACTACCGGCTGCTGACGGAACTGCTGGAGGCCGAGACCGGCGTTCCCTTCGCGCGCCTGGGCGCGGCCTCGGGGCTCAGCCCCGCGCCGTGGCCGGCGGAACCCGCGTCCGTCCCCGACGCCCCCGACGCCGAAGCCTGGCGGCTGGCCACGGACCGGCCCCTCCCTCCCCGCGCGCCCCACGAGCCCCAGGACGTCAACGCGCGCGCCGGCATGCGCGGCCACGCGGGCTTCGGAGCCACGCGTCCGCAGTTGGAACAGGCCCTCCAACGGTGGGTGGCCTCCGGGTGGGCGGACCGCATGGCCGTTCCCACGGCCACGGCGGACAGCGGCACGGTGTGGGGCCTGGGGCTCCAAGCGGCGGGCTCGGCTCCCGGTCATTGGGGCGCGCTCCTGGCGGAAGTGCCGCAGGGGCGGGGCGTCGTCGTGGTGGAGGATTCCACCGAGGAGGAGCCCCTTCCCTGCCCCGACGCGGAACCCGCTCCCGGCCCTGCTTCGGGCTGGTGGTTTCACCTCGGCTACACGGGTCCCCTGCTCGCCTACCGCCCTTCGGACAGCACCTGCATCGGCCTGCTCGTCCACCGGCGCGGCCCCGCGGGCGACCTGCTCTCCGCCACCGCCCTCCGCGCCCGGCGCTGGACCATTCTTCGCCGCTGGCTGGACGCGTAACGGGAATTTCCAGCATGCGCCCACGGAGCGCTGGAGTTGCATCCAGCCGCGGAAGGCCATGGTCAAATAGGGCATGGTCCGCCTCCTTCCCCTG comes from the Geothrix sp. 21YS21S-4 genome and includes:
- a CDS encoding PfkB family carbohydrate kinase, with the translated sequence MSLLVVGSVAFDDLETPFGSRERALGGSATYFSLSASRFHPVRIVAVVGEDFGPDQMRVFENRPIDLTGLSKVKGLSFHWKGAYGYDLNEAKTLATDLNVFADFRPDLPAPYRESPYLFLGNIDPVLQLDVVRQMAQRPRWIALDTMNYWIRGARPALEAVLKEVDILLVNDAEVRELTQEHNLIKAYRRIQELGPRILVVKRGEYGVALFTPEGIFAAPAYPLEDVFDPTGAGDTFAGGFLGYLASINRMDTTALKHAALTGSVMASFTVERFSTERLEQIGQDEVRNRLALFSDMIRVEDL
- a CDS encoding LysM peptidoglycan-binding domain-containing protein is translated as MHQPNRVRVGRLRSLLAAAVVAASGLGAQEPAAIQVQAHASKWDYPKELKVPEGSRTHLVEKGDTLWDLAGKYLGNSYAWPQIWELNQWVKDPHWIYPGDPLVIDLTRAVATPDSLPEGVANLLPDQHRADPSAVRRPELGFSFQDFIQLPFLAPQGAEAHYKSQGAFVLTSNRREDRRFLAEGETVYLNGGADQGVKGGDRFLVLKTVARKVSHPLHPRQHLGDVIQQVGVIRVLTVQSKGSVAIIERCMDTVEAGDHLVRFVEPANLPAQLRTDTADPIKIAPDAAAVVYAREGRLNIGGGDMVIVDKGSANGLKVGDVLLGVRLRPYPVGPEGDRHPATETAVHYLGQALVVRADAQTATCRILRSTEEVRMGDVLTR
- the rsmG gene encoding 16S rRNA (guanine(527)-N(7))-methyltransferase RsmG; its protein translation is MEPRLPSTLESPLERYLALLDRWNRTHALTALAKSERYEELLLDAAVLLPFLEALPAGARVADLGTGMGCPAVVLALARPDLEILAVDASAKKLAFVRQAALELPLPNLRPLHGRLEDLAPLGADLGTAKALGSLEQLAGWWARHGRPGAPFLALKGPDWERESLPGDWTASPTPYTLPTRGRRVVVALSRR
- the ybeY gene encoding rRNA maturation RNase YbeY, translating into MRGPGEQSLGKLLQSLRDRLAPEAQGVSLTYVDDRGMRKLNREHRGKNMTTDVLSFPSSTEQGAFPHLGDIVISLPTAEKMAKKFGVSRRREVETLVIHGFLHLCGLDHEKDRGEMMEIQAQLERELLEDEPLAMSLKRGRKPGSKVKKLKDGTRVVVTGRAAAALVRRERVKKEKKVKPRKPAKAKEAAPKRGPGRPRKEAAVAVPAKRVARRRKVAPSRSGVIA
- a CDS encoding lipopolysaccharide assembly protein LapB — its product is MINLLLGLGTALAVILLATLLSIKLWISVPIGILAGGALFIWQGRKVQQELEKIFTRAGDLLKKQQFDKAIEAMKEGYRFAPRQFLVKGSIDGQIGVVQYLRKKNDEAEPLLAAASMQHYIAKAMLGVLQWKRGEKKKAKETFELALKSGKKESLLYAVYAYVLVEMGERDKAIDALNRGLGICKGDERLITNRNLLQNGKALKMKVYGEQWYQFLLERPMIRQDAPPFARVSRRALRG
- a CDS encoding YebC/PmpR family DNA-binding transcriptional regulator, with protein sequence MSGHNKWSTIKHKKGAADAKRGKIFTKILKEITVAARLGGGDVASNPRLRLAVDQAKGSNMPKDNWERAIKKGTGELEGVTYEEVVYEGYGPGGVALLIEAMTDNKNRTTPEVRSYFAKFGGDLGAQGSVAYLFSKQGQIVVEPEVSEDKVMEIALEAGADDVANEGEAWVIKTSPEAYQAVKDAVDAAKLPVIEAKLIMDPSTSTALEGSKLTSFLKLVDLLEDNDDVQNVWHNGDYEEPED
- a CDS encoding M14 family zinc carboxypeptidase, whose translation is MRSLLVGLAATGLLAQWPETIPERTQFARTSTVAEVRGFMEALRKRAPGLEPYRPAGAPRATETGKPLLAWRLKGTSPDALRVYVNANIHAGEVEGKEAIQQVVRELLQGKHPDLRRNLDLVVMPAYNADGTDALDPAIRPWQPNPSESGVGRRENAQGLDLNRDLMKAAAPNTRWLLAMLQDFDPAAVLDLHTTNGSTHGFHLTHGPACTLGADEGLLAFNRRMLVEVREELKAEGMPTYDYGNFAPYRPTPDKPPTAWETYDAHPRLLTNYPALRNRLAVLSESYVYRAWPDRISDTRRFVLACFRWMVAHRNEIRSELRQAQRRWSEGWANGQVSLPLSAKLKEVERYAFEWVDPIRDAKGRLVGEKSRTRLELPSFVGFEGQDFVPVPRGYLVDPAFAPAVLPLLRAHGVQVLEGRRRPKGLPLLFFQETARKLATSAYQGTFTLELRGAWKADLQPQKLQAAWTPADLDRALYVPMDQPLGRLAFYLLDPRSTDSLAFWGLFHPALLRGDGMWGEPPRFPILAVGGGESAPTGPHSLSAPLAQE
- a CDS encoding Gfo/Idh/MocA family protein, which produces MAKLRVAVVGVGHLGQHHARIAASAPDAILAAVVDPDPARGPEIAGKFSAPWAASLGEVLADVDAVQIAAPTGFHHALGTAALAAGKHVLMEKPLAASLDEGTALLQALHAARIANPGIVAQVGHLERFNPAVVALRSRGFKPRFLEAVRVSPFPARSLEVDVVMDVMIHDLDLLRALVGRPVLDVEAVGVPVLTPYADLVNARLKFEGGAFATVTASRVARKKERTLRAFGDKEYASLDFAAQKLELLRLVMGPDGPEVQPETAGIEEGEPLRLEIEAFHAACLGRSAEGVTWEEGQEAMRVADQVQKAVAKSLADLQQG
- a CDS encoding serine hydrolase domain-containing protein, whose product is MNQLYDLASLAKPLVTAPLALAFLDLDADRRWALGFSDREAPLTVRQLLSHSSGLPPWRPFTGESVAVQLRRGVPDHPLLRTPPGPVVYSDLNYRLLTELLEAETGVPFARLGAASGLSPAPWPAEPASVPDAPDAEAWRLATDRPLPPRAPHEPQDVNARAGMRGHAGFGATRPQLEQALQRWVASGWADRMAVPTATADSGTVWGLGLQAAGSAPGHWGALLAEVPQGRGVVVVEDSTEEEPLPCPDAEPAPGPASGWWFHLGYTGPLLAYRPSDSTCIGLLVHRRGPAGDLLSATALRARRWTILRRWLDA